Proteins encoded by one window of Sulfurospirillum barnesii SES-3:
- the folK gene encoding 2-amino-4-hydroxy-6-hydroxymethyldihydropteridine diphosphokinase: protein MKLEKIRFFPTCKTTVAPYRYEAFIGIGGNEGNVKKRFVALYRLLQDDPRIFVQKSSSVFQNPPFGYANQNDFYNAVMVIRTSLHVNALLKILLHVENKFRRIRLFENGPRTLDLDIIFFNNYKRHQKHVIVPHPKWQERLSVRVPLLVLKRFKG, encoded by the coding sequence GTGAAATTAGAGAAAATTCGTTTTTTCCCTACATGTAAAACAACCGTGGCACCTTATCGTTATGAGGCATTCATTGGAATAGGTGGTAATGAGGGGAATGTTAAAAAACGTTTTGTGGCGTTATACCGTTTGCTACAAGACGATCCTCGAATCTTTGTGCAAAAGAGTTCATCTGTTTTTCAAAACCCACCCTTTGGTTATGCCAACCAAAATGATTTTTACAATGCAGTGATGGTGATACGAACCTCTTTACATGTAAATGCATTGCTAAAAATACTTTTACATGTAGAGAATAAATTTAGACGGATTCGTCTTTTTGAAAATGGTCCAAGAACCCTTGATTTAGATATAATATTTTTCAATAATTACAAGCGTCATCAAAAACATGTCATCGTTCCTCACCCTAAATGGCAGGAGCGTTTATCGGTGCGTGTACCGCTTTTAGTATTAAAACGTTTTAAAGGATAG
- the flhF gene encoding flagellar biosynthesis protein FlhF, which translates to MKFHTFSGETPAEALKRAQNECGENALVISTKQIRKKTISSSALYEVVVAIEDMPTQSVQKVEPKQIKSGEDVLFSLSEAAKQISQIAQATSDSSFSGSTKATEKALPNEDLGDIKNEINKLADKIKLIQEMFWEEKAPHRNHLAIPSEFSEIYKLAKTSGMGKDHLENIMNLTLEHMPSRMKNSSETIKRYFQVLLRKLIPVRVESEASKGNKRVMMFVGPTGVGKTTTIAKLAARYSYIQEKRSKVGIITLDTYRIGAVEQLFAYAKMMRLPIEDVVDPNDFNSALSSLGHCDIILIDTMGSSQYDKEKLVKLNKFLQNSQMQIDVNLVLSAGCKLEDLKEIYKNFSFLEIDTLIFTKFDETKVFGTIFSLIYDTDKPVSYFSIGQEVPDDLVPASSDFLVECILDGFEKKRGKDGNTGK; encoded by the coding sequence GTGAAATTTCATACGTTTAGTGGTGAAACTCCAGCAGAAGCACTCAAGCGCGCGCAAAATGAGTGTGGTGAAAATGCTCTGGTGATTAGTACTAAGCAAATTCGCAAAAAGACGATTAGCTCTTCTGCCCTCTATGAGGTCGTTGTAGCCATTGAAGATATGCCCACACAGAGTGTACAAAAAGTAGAGCCTAAACAGATAAAAAGTGGTGAAGATGTTCTCTTTAGCCTCTCAGAAGCTGCCAAACAAATTTCACAAATTGCTCAAGCAACCAGTGACTCAAGCTTTTCAGGGAGTACGAAAGCCACTGAAAAAGCTCTCCCTAATGAAGATTTGGGTGACATAAAAAATGAAATCAATAAACTTGCCGATAAAATTAAACTCATTCAAGAGATGTTTTGGGAAGAAAAAGCACCCCATCGCAACCATTTAGCCATTCCCTCAGAATTTTCTGAGATTTATAAATTGGCAAAAACCAGTGGTATGGGTAAAGATCATTTAGAAAATATTATGAATTTAACCCTAGAACATATGCCCTCACGTATGAAAAATAGCTCTGAAACCATTAAGCGTTATTTTCAAGTTTTACTGCGTAAGCTGATTCCTGTGCGTGTTGAATCAGAAGCTTCCAAGGGAAATAAACGGGTGATGATGTTTGTAGGTCCCACGGGTGTGGGAAAAACGACGACGATTGCCAAACTGGCGGCTCGTTACTCTTATATTCAAGAAAAACGCTCAAAAGTTGGCATCATTACACTTGATACATATCGTATCGGTGCGGTTGAACAACTTTTTGCTTATGCAAAAATGATGCGTTTACCCATTGAAGATGTGGTAGACCCCAATGATTTTAACAGTGCGCTTAGTTCATTAGGGCATTGTGATATTATTTTAATTGATACCATGGGAAGTTCTCAGTACGATAAAGAAAAATTGGTTAAACTCAATAAATTTTTACAAAATTCGCAGATGCAAATTGATGTCAATTTAGTCCTCTCCGCAGGATGCAAACTCGAAGATTTAAAAGAAATTTATAAAAATTTCTCATTTTTAGAGATTGATACCTTGATTTTTACGAAGTTTGATGAAACAAAAGTATTTGGAACAATTTTTTCTTTGATTTATGACACGGATAAACCTGTGAGTTATTTCTCCATTGGACAAGAAGTTCCTGATGATCTTGTGCCAGCATCCAGTGATTTTCTAGTAGAGTGTATTTTAGATGGCTTTGAGAAAAAAAGAGGTAAAGATGGAAACACAGGCAAATAA
- a CDS encoding MinD/ParA family protein, which produces METQANKLQELVGSVSSKTHSRTKFIAITSGKGGVGKSTVSANMANVLSNNGYKVALFDADIGLANLDVILNVRIDKNILHVLKGDCSLSDIIVPIKKNLLLIPGESGDEILKYSEQFVYERFLEETKVLDDVDFMIIDTGAGIGEHIQLFLEAADEVVVVTVPDPAAITDAYATIKITSKTQSYIHVLLNMTKNEKEAQLIFDKINKVAEANIGNGLKLNLIGKLPEDKLISKSIKQRTLFTNDAPNSLASLDMKRIVNNLVYKLERKVLKTDTSKGFGSFFKRIIEQF; this is translated from the coding sequence ATGGAAACACAGGCAAATAAACTTCAAGAACTCGTCGGTTCTGTTTCATCCAAAACGCACAGCCGTACAAAATTTATTGCCATTACCAGTGGTAAAGGTGGGGTGGGTAAAAGCACGGTAAGTGCAAATATGGCCAATGTACTCTCCAACAATGGTTATAAAGTGGCACTTTTTGATGCGGATATTGGGTTAGCTAACTTAGATGTTATCTTAAATGTGCGTATTGATAAAAATATTTTACATGTTTTAAAAGGTGATTGTTCTCTAAGTGATATTATTGTTCCTATCAAAAAAAATCTTCTGCTGATTCCTGGAGAGAGTGGTGATGAAATTTTAAAATACTCTGAACAGTTTGTCTATGAGCGCTTTTTAGAAGAGACAAAAGTGTTGGATGATGTTGATTTTATGATTATTGATACAGGTGCTGGTATTGGAGAACATATTCAACTCTTTTTAGAGGCCGCCGATGAAGTTGTTGTTGTCACGGTGCCTGATCCTGCAGCGATTACCGATGCCTATGCAACGATTAAAATTACCAGTAAAACACAGTCGTATATTCATGTGCTTTTAAATATGACGAAAAATGAAAAAGAGGCGCAACTTATTTTTGACAAGATCAATAAAGTTGCAGAAGCCAATATTGGCAATGGACTCAAACTAAATTTGATTGGTAAATTACCCGAAGATAAGCTCATTTCTAAAAGTATTAAACAACGCACACTCTTTACCAATGACGCCCCAAATTCTTTAGCATCCCTTGATATGAAACGTATTGTCAATAATTTAGTCTATAAGTTGGAACGAAAAGTGCTTAAAACAGATACATCAAAGGGGTTTGGTAGCTTCTTTAAGCGTATTATTGAGCAATTTTAG
- a CDS encoding RNA polymerase sigma factor FliA gives MVKKQPNPYSQNLKKEQDELVLQYLPAVRAMAYRLRERLPASVDVNDLISIGTEEMIKLSRRYDKDQNDSFWGYGKKRVYGSMLDFLRSLDTMSRANRRLIKLVDHEITAYLGEHGSEPDDAYLAKLLEEDVEKIAEARNSSMIVSVMSLNEQITILSEEDTAQKVEKDELMEMVQGILSSFSEREQMIIQLYYFEELNLKEISDILEISESRISQIHKKLLAKIKEELGIAHG, from the coding sequence ATGGTCAAAAAGCAGCCTAACCCATATAGCCAAAATCTTAAAAAAGAGCAAGATGAGTTGGTCTTGCAGTACCTCCCAGCGGTTCGTGCGATGGCATATCGTTTGCGTGAGCGTTTGCCTGCCTCTGTGGATGTGAATGATTTAATTTCCATTGGCACAGAAGAGATGATTAAACTATCCCGTCGTTACGATAAAGACCAAAATGACTCTTTTTGGGGCTATGGCAAAAAACGTGTCTATGGTTCCATGCTTGATTTTTTGCGCTCTTTGGATACGATGAGCAGAGCGAATAGGCGTTTGATCAAGTTGGTTGATCATGAAATTACAGCCTATTTGGGTGAGCATGGGAGTGAACCTGATGATGCTTATTTGGCGAAGCTTTTAGAGGAAGATGTTGAAAAAATAGCCGAAGCAAGAAACAGCTCTATGATTGTCTCTGTGATGTCACTCAATGAACAAATCACCATTCTCTCCGAAGAAGATACGGCACAAAAAGTGGAAAAAGATGAACTCATGGAGATGGTTCAAGGAATTCTTTCAAGCTTTAGTGAGCGTGAACAGATGATTATTCAACTCTACTACTTCGAAGAGCTGAATTTAAAAGAAATTAGCGATATTTTAGAGATTAGTGAGTCAAGAATCTCACAAATTCATAAAAAATTGTTAGCAAAAATCAAAGAAGAGTTAGGAATAGCTCATGGCTGA
- the fliM gene encoding flagellar motor switch protein FliM, whose protein sequence is MADILSQEEIDALLEVVEEEGDTLSSEIDNTESKQVILYDFKRPNRVSKEQLRAVKGIHDKMARNLASQISSIMRSIVEIQLHSVDQMTYGEFLMSLPSPTSFNVFSIKPLDGNCIIEINPSIAFPMIDRLLGGLGESYESTRELTDIELNLLDAILRIIMQRLKEGWAPITDMYPAIETKESSPNVVQIVSQNEIVIMVVMEIIIGNSSGMINLCYPVIYLEPILSRLANRDIMLGETSAKKSRNKELNTLISRAEVFNEAIIGQADLSVGQLLELKKGDIIRLDRAADDKAIVMIDKKELFLAEIGLHRFHKSIKIERLVKTDKDEVKDELEELEQIRKSKILSFDIPQQG, encoded by the coding sequence ATGGCTGATATATTAAGTCAAGAAGAGATAGATGCTCTTTTAGAAGTGGTTGAAGAAGAAGGCGATACGCTCTCTAGTGAAATAGATAATACGGAGAGCAAACAGGTTATCCTCTATGATTTTAAACGTCCTAACCGTGTCTCTAAAGAGCAGTTGCGTGCCGTTAAAGGCATTCACGATAAGATGGCACGTAACTTAGCCTCTCAAATCTCTTCTATTATGCGAAGTATCGTTGAGATTCAACTGCATTCAGTAGATCAGATGACCTATGGTGAGTTTTTGATGTCACTTCCTAGCCCTACCAGTTTTAACGTTTTTTCTATTAAGCCATTGGATGGTAACTGCATTATAGAAATCAATCCTTCCATTGCGTTTCCAATGATAGATAGGCTCTTAGGGGGTCTTGGCGAATCTTATGAGTCAACACGAGAATTAACCGATATTGAGCTTAATTTACTCGATGCCATTTTACGTATTATTATGCAGCGGCTCAAAGAGGGATGGGCACCCATTACCGATATGTACCCTGCTATTGAAACCAAAGAATCCAGTCCAAATGTTGTGCAAATTGTCTCTCAAAATGAGATTGTTATCATGGTGGTGATGGAGATTATTATTGGCAATTCCAGTGGGATGATTAATTTGTGTTATCCTGTTATTTATCTAGAGCCCATTCTCTCCCGCCTTGCCAATCGTGATATTATGTTAGGGGAAACCAGTGCGAAAAAGAGCCGTAATAAAGAGCTCAATACCCTTATCTCACGAGCAGAAGTTTTTAATGAAGCCATTATTGGACAAGCGGATTTAAGCGTAGGTCAACTTTTGGAGTTAAAAAAAGGGGATATTATCAGATTGGATCGAGCAGCTGATGATAAAGCCATTGTTATGATTGATAAAAAAGAGCTTTTTTTAGCGGAGATTGGTTTGCACCGTTTTCATAAATCAATCAAGATAGAGCGTCTCGTTAAAACGGACAAAGATGAAGTTAAAGATGAACTTGAAGAGCTAGAGCAAATTCGAAAATCTAAAATTTTATCGTTTGATATACCACAGCAGGGGTAA
- the fliY gene encoding flagellar motor switch protein FliY: MNTFVQLLRQEVISTIEGLTGVAPTVELSKEENGESKLKLSPPLAKLDIRVGGDMQGHMRVTLAASLATAIGDMMLGGDGTEKEEMDAEDLDATKEIISNILSSFSRSLGSQKNMPKLEFEIESVDFIEATSQIDFKGYEKLFIYNLAIQNSHDMIAFAISHELIPLVEEMPQASVPKEVVPESAPIEPKKVAPNMSPEEISNIELIKDVRLPIRVRIGSKKMLLKDVLSMDIGSVIELDQLANDPLEILVGDKVIAMGEVVIVDGNFGVQIGDIGTKRERLEKLR, translated from the coding sequence GTGAATACATTTGTACAATTATTGCGACAAGAAGTCATTTCGACGATTGAAGGCTTAACAGGAGTTGCGCCTACTGTAGAACTGAGTAAAGAAGAAAATGGTGAGAGCAAATTAAAACTCAGTCCACCACTTGCTAAGCTCGATATTCGTGTGGGTGGAGATATGCAAGGTCATATGCGTGTGACGTTAGCAGCTTCTCTTGCCACAGCCATTGGCGATATGATGTTAGGTGGGGACGGAACTGAAAAAGAGGAGATGGATGCAGAGGATTTAGATGCAACCAAAGAAATTATCTCCAATATTTTAAGTTCCTTTTCACGCTCACTTGGCAGTCAGAAGAATATGCCAAAACTTGAGTTTGAGATTGAAAGTGTTGATTTTATTGAAGCAACCAGTCAAATTGATTTTAAAGGCTATGAGAAGCTTTTTATTTATAATTTAGCCATTCAAAACTCACACGATATGATTGCATTTGCTATTTCTCATGAGCTTATTCCTCTTGTTGAAGAGATGCCTCAAGCATCTGTTCCTAAAGAAGTAGTACCAGAATCTGCCCCAATAGAACCTAAAAAAGTAGCCCCTAATATGAGCCCTGAAGAGATAAGTAATATTGAATTAATCAAAGATGTTAGATTGCCCATTCGTGTACGCATTGGGTCTAAAAAAATGCTTTTAAAAGATGTATTGAGTATGGATATAGGATCGGTTATCGAATTAGACCAGTTGGCTAATGATCCTTTAGAAATTTTGGTGGGTGATAAAGTCATTGCCATGGGTGAAGTCGTCATTGTAGATGGTAACTTTGGTGTACAAATTGGTGATATTGGAACCAAGCGAGAACGTTTAGAAAAATTACGCTAA
- a CDS encoding TIGR00730 family Rossman fold protein: MKDHKCIKDIERSNEWSVLRIMSDFVKGFDELQELGPSVTFFGSARFHPNNHYYKDAYTLANRLGNKGYAIVTGGSKGIMEAANKGGFDSGKCESVGLNINLPQEQSGNDFTTIDLTFDYFFVRKVMLIKYSLAYVIFPGGFGTLDELFEALTLTQTKKITKISIFLYGKSYWEKLYDFIATTLVEHHAISQEDVELIILSDDMDEIVEKIDERLISYVNELKAEGLEQSHYYKRAIEFLSNKD, translated from the coding sequence ATGAAAGACCATAAATGTATTAAAGATATTGAGCGCTCAAACGAATGGAGCGTGCTTCGCATTATGTCTGATTTTGTTAAGGGATTTGATGAACTGCAAGAGTTAGGACCTTCTGTGACCTTCTTTGGAAGTGCAAGATTTCATCCTAACAATCACTACTATAAAGATGCTTATACGCTTGCCAATAGGCTTGGGAATAAAGGGTATGCCATTGTAACAGGTGGTTCAAAAGGCATTATGGAAGCCGCCAATAAAGGTGGTTTTGATTCAGGAAAATGTGAATCGGTTGGGCTCAATATTAATTTACCTCAAGAGCAATCGGGCAATGATTTTACAACCATTGATTTAACCTTTGACTACTTTTTTGTTCGTAAAGTGATGCTCATAAAATACTCTCTCGCCTATGTTATTTTTCCAGGAGGCTTTGGTACACTTGATGAGCTTTTTGAAGCCCTAACACTCACCCAAACAAAAAAAATAACCAAAATTAGCATTTTTCTGTACGGAAAATCGTATTGGGAAAAGCTTTATGATTTTATAGCGACAACCCTTGTAGAGCACCATGCCATTTCGCAAGAAGATGTGGAGTTAATCATTTTGAGCGATGACATGGACGAAATTGTCGAAAAAATTGATGAGCGATTAATTTCTTATGTCAATGAGCTAAAAGCAGAGGGTTTGGAGCAGAGTCACTATTATAAACGTGCTATCGAATTTTTATCCAATAAAGATTAA
- a CDS encoding glycosyltransferase family 2 protein, whose amino-acid sequence MESIKISVVSPVYGCKESLFELYERLVASLSQISNQFEIIFVNDACPQGSWERIVMLCARDERVKGINLSRNFGQHYAITAGLDHAKGEWVVVMDCDLQDRPEEIIKLYNTARDGYDIVFGRRVERQDSFFKRLGSRAFNKVLEYFTDSKHDNSIANFGIYSQKVVQTINRYREHSRDFLLFAQMVGFKKIEIDIEHASRTYGSSSYNLSKLFKLAIDSIVSHSNKPLRLSIQLGFFIALGSLMYASWLVLRYFFYGTTTEGWTSLMVSMFFMFGLLFAIIGIVGLYIGKIFDEVKRRPLYIIEETINL is encoded by the coding sequence TTGGAGTCTATCAAGATAAGTGTGGTTTCTCCTGTGTATGGGTGTAAAGAGTCTCTGTTTGAGTTGTATGAGCGTTTAGTGGCATCACTCTCTCAAATTAGCAATCAATTTGAAATTATTTTTGTCAATGATGCCTGTCCACAAGGTTCATGGGAGCGCATTGTGATGCTCTGTGCACGGGATGAGCGGGTCAAAGGGATTAATCTCTCTCGAAACTTTGGTCAGCACTATGCTATCACCGCAGGTCTTGATCATGCCAAAGGAGAGTGGGTGGTGGTGATGGATTGTGATTTGCAAGACAGACCTGAAGAAATTATCAAGCTTTACAACACCGCACGTGATGGGTATGACATTGTTTTTGGCAGGCGTGTAGAGCGGCAGGATAGTTTTTTCAAACGTTTAGGCTCTCGAGCATTTAATAAAGTGCTAGAATATTTCACCGATAGCAAACATGATAATTCCATTGCGAATTTTGGTATTTATTCCCAAAAAGTGGTTCAAACAATCAATCGTTACCGTGAACACAGCCGTGATTTTCTCCTTTTTGCTCAAATGGTTGGTTTTAAAAAAATTGAAATTGACATAGAACATGCCTCTAGGACTTATGGAAGTTCATCCTATAACCTTTCAAAACTTTTTAAATTGGCCATTGACTCGATTGTTTCACACTCCAATAAACCGCTTCGTCTTTCAATTCAATTGGGATTTTTCATTGCTTTAGGCAGTTTGATGTATGCGAGTTGGTTGGTGCTTCGTTATTTTTTTTATGGAACGACTACAGAGGGATGGACGAGCTTGATGGTTTCCATGTTCTTTATGTTTGGACTGCTGTTTGCTATCATAGGAATTGTTGGACTCTACATTGGCAAAATTTTCGATGAGGTGAAACGACGACCACTTTATATTATTGAAGAGACCATTAATTTATGA
- a CDS encoding WbqC family protein, which produces MKKVAILQSNYIPWKGYFDIIGSVDEFVLYDDMQYTKNDWRNRNKIKTQNGLQWLSIPVRQESLHQKINETMITDAKWHVNHWKSIAQSYAKAPYFKVYKEQFEALYAGATQAYISEINRYFIEALCGMLGIQTKIRDSREFVLAEGKSERLLALCQELGATTYLSGPAARDYLDESIFEAAGIGVEWMDYSGYKEYHQLFPPFEHGVSVIDVIFNEGENAKNFLKSSQLH; this is translated from the coding sequence ATGAAAAAAGTAGCAATTTTACAGTCTAATTATATCCCGTGGAAGGGGTATTTTGACATTATTGGCAGTGTGGATGAGTTTGTGTTGTACGATGATATGCAATACACCAAAAATGATTGGCGCAACCGCAATAAAATTAAAACCCAAAATGGTTTACAGTGGTTAAGCATTCCTGTGCGTCAAGAGAGTTTGCATCAAAAAATCAATGAAACAATGATTACCGATGCCAAATGGCATGTCAATCATTGGAAAAGCATTGCACAAAGTTATGCCAAAGCTCCTTATTTTAAAGTCTATAAAGAGCAGTTTGAAGCGTTGTACGCAGGAGCGACACAGGCGTATATAAGTGAGATTAATCGTTATTTTATTGAGGCGTTGTGTGGGATGCTTGGCATTCAAACGAAGATTCGAGACTCCAGAGAGTTTGTTTTAGCAGAGGGTAAAAGTGAGAGATTGTTAGCGTTGTGTCAGGAGTTGGGGGCGACGACGTATCTTAGTGGTCCAGCAGCTCGGGATTATTTGGATGAGTCTATTTTTGAAGCAGCGGGTATTGGCGTGGAGTGGATGGATTATAGTGGGTATAAAGAGTATCACCAACTTTTCCCTCCTTTTGAGCATGGGGTGAGTGTGATTGATGTGATTTTTAATGAGGGCGAAAATGCCAAAAATTTTCTTAAAAGTAGTCAGCTTCATTAA
- the rffA gene encoding dTDP-4-amino-4,6-dideoxygalactose transaminase, translating into MIHFNKPPRTGNEDAYVLEAMNSLKISGDGAFGKACQAWFEKRYNCHKTLLTPSCTHALEMAALLLDIKEGDEVIMPSYTFVSTADAFALRGAKIVFVDVRPETMNMDERLIEAAITPKTRAIVPVHYAGVGCEMDVIMEIASRHNLFVVEDAAQGFEATYKGKPLGTIGHLGAFSFHETKNVTSGGEGGLLLINDEQFAHRAEIIREKGTNRSQFFRGMVDKYGWMDIGSSYLPSELQAAYLWGQLEKVDVIQNHRLEAWKAYKQRLEPLAKKGVIELAFIPDGCLHNAHMFYFKVKDLEERTALLGRFKEASIGAVFHYLPLHSAPAGLKYGRMFGEDSYTTKESERLVRLPLYYGISLEEIDAVCEILRQWSEC; encoded by the coding sequence ATGATACATTTTAATAAACCGCCTCGAACAGGCAATGAAGATGCATACGTTTTAGAAGCAATGAACAGTTTAAAAATCTCAGGTGATGGTGCGTTTGGTAAAGCGTGTCAAGCATGGTTTGAGAAGCGTTACAATTGTCATAAAACTTTGTTAACACCTTCTTGCACCCATGCCCTTGAGATGGCAGCCCTGCTTTTAGACATTAAAGAGGGTGATGAGGTGATAATGCCGAGTTACACCTTTGTGAGTACTGCCGATGCCTTTGCCCTTCGCGGAGCAAAAATTGTTTTTGTAGACGTTAGACCAGAGACAATGAATATGGATGAGCGTTTGATTGAAGCGGCCATCACCCCCAAAACAAGGGCAATTGTACCTGTGCATTATGCAGGGGTTGGGTGTGAGATGGATGTCATTATGGAAATTGCTTCACGGCACAATCTCTTTGTGGTTGAAGATGCTGCACAAGGCTTTGAAGCAACCTACAAAGGGAAACCTTTAGGGACGATTGGTCATTTGGGGGCATTTAGTTTCCACGAGACAAAAAATGTAACCAGTGGCGGTGAGGGTGGATTATTGCTGATAAACGATGAGCAGTTTGCACACAGGGCGGAGATTATTCGTGAAAAAGGTACCAATCGTAGCCAGTTTTTTAGAGGTATGGTCGATAAATACGGTTGGATGGATATAGGAAGCAGTTATCTGCCCAGTGAGCTTCAAGCGGCTTATCTTTGGGGTCAACTTGAAAAAGTAGACGTCATTCAAAATCATCGTTTAGAGGCGTGGAAAGCGTACAAACAAAGGCTTGAGCCTTTGGCTAAAAAAGGTGTGATTGAGCTTGCATTCATTCCTGATGGATGTCTTCATAATGCGCATATGTTCTATTTTAAAGTCAAGGATTTAGAGGAGAGAACAGCACTTTTAGGGCGTTTTAAAGAGGCAAGTATTGGCGCTGTATTTCATTATCTGCCTTTGCATAGTGCTCCTGCAGGATTGAAATACGGTCGTATGTTTGGTGAAGATAGTTACACCACAAAAGAGAGCGAACGACTGGTGCGTTT